One window of Candidatus Nitrospira kreftii genomic DNA carries:
- a CDS encoding hypothetical protein (conserved protein of unknown function), with amino-acid sequence MPGILRFTLWAVSVVPFVFNTATLGGTPQIQSVLNRAAEEVQVEISLGQLAAQRSINTQVKEFGQHMVEDHKKASQQLELLALKQGVKLSPGKKHEHQQKLEELSHLSGHAFDREYMDYSIRDHETTVEEFRRRIGSVEDEDIKQWIILLLPILEGHREQAHRVKYSLQTNP; translated from the coding sequence ATGCCGGGCATACTCCGCTTCACGTTGTGGGCCGTTTCAGTTGTCCCCTTCGTTTTCAACACCGCGACCTTGGGAGGGACACCGCAGATCCAGTCGGTTCTCAATCGAGCCGCTGAGGAGGTGCAGGTGGAGATTTCCCTGGGTCAGCTCGCCGCGCAACGTTCGATCAATACGCAGGTAAAAGAATTCGGACAGCACATGGTGGAGGATCACAAGAAGGCCAGTCAGCAGCTGGAGCTTCTTGCTTTAAAGCAAGGCGTAAAACTCTCTCCCGGCAAGAAGCATGAACACCAGCAGAAGCTGGAAGAGTTGTCCCATCTATCCGGACATGCCTTCGATCGTGAGTATATGGATTACAGTATTCGGGATCACGAGACCACCGTGGAGGAATTCCGACGACGTATCGGGAGCGTGGAAGACGAAGACATCAAGCAGTGGATTATCCTTCTCTTGCCGATCCTAGAAGGCCATCGAGAACAGGCGCATCGAGTGAAATACTCGCTGCAGACGAATCCATAA
- a CDS encoding Transaldolase: MNHSGDPLRQLLTSGQSYWLDNLTRHMITSGELTHWIRERGLRGITANPTTFRDALTSQDYDRQIESMVHDGCSTKDVFEALLVADVQQACDLLYDVYRETDGLDGFVSLEVSPHLAHDNEATMAEARRYVERVNRPNLYIKVPATDAGIPAIEQLLYEGIAINITLLFSIPSYQAVIEAYLSALERRLTDHQPLHKIASVASFFVSRIDVLVDQLLLRRVPVNDQARQSLAVRLQGRAAIANAKLAYRTFRQAFGSERWARLAAAGARVQRPLWASTGTKNPAYRDVVYVDSLVGRDTVNTMPEATLRAFADHGRVNADAVEIDIDEAELVMQQLEKTGISFNCVTWQLEHEGVQKFVDAYDSALQTLDEKRRQVMDTRSASRP, from the coding sequence ATGAATCATTCCGGCGATCCGCTACGGCAACTTCTGACATCCGGGCAAAGTTACTGGTTGGACAATCTCACTCGGCACATGATCACCAGTGGAGAACTGACCCACTGGATTCGCGAACGAGGATTGAGAGGAATTACGGCGAATCCCACGACCTTCCGCGATGCCCTCACGAGTCAGGATTATGACCGGCAGATAGAGTCCATGGTCCATGACGGGTGCTCGACCAAGGACGTGTTTGAGGCGCTGTTGGTCGCCGATGTCCAACAAGCCTGCGATTTGCTGTATGACGTGTATCGTGAGACCGATGGGCTCGATGGCTTCGTCAGCCTGGAAGTATCCCCTCATTTGGCGCACGACAACGAAGCGACGATGGCTGAGGCTCGACGATATGTCGAGCGTGTGAATCGCCCCAATCTTTATATCAAGGTACCCGCGACGGACGCCGGTATCCCGGCAATTGAACAACTGCTCTATGAAGGCATTGCGATCAATATTACTCTGTTGTTTTCAATTCCAAGCTATCAGGCGGTCATCGAAGCATATTTGTCCGCTCTGGAGCGGCGCCTGACGGACCATCAGCCATTGCATAAGATTGCCTCGGTGGCAAGTTTCTTCGTCAGTCGTATCGATGTTCTGGTCGATCAGTTGCTGCTTCGGCGAGTTCCGGTCAACGACCAGGCACGCCAATCGCTTGCGGTCAGACTGCAGGGCCGCGCGGCAATCGCCAATGCCAAGCTGGCCTATCGCACCTTTCGACAAGCATTCGGCAGTGAGCGTTGGGCTCGTCTGGCCGCGGCCGGCGCACGTGTCCAGCGGCCTCTGTGGGCCAGCACCGGGACCAAGAATCCGGCCTATCGGGACGTTGTCTATGTGGATTCCTTGGTGGGACGTGACACGGTGAACACGATGCCTGAGGCCACATTGCGAGCCTTTGCCGACCATGGCCGGGTGAACGCTGACGCCGTGGAGATCGATATAGATGAAGCAGAGCTCGTGATGCAGCAGTTGGAAAAGACGGGCATTAGCTTCAACTGCGTCACATGGCAGCTGGAACATGAGGGAGTGCAGAAATTTGTGGATGCGTATGACAGCGCGTTGCAGACGTTGGATGAGAAACGCCGACAGGTGATGGACACGAGATCGGCTTCACGGCCCTGA
- a CDS encoding hypothetical protein (conserved exported protein of unknown function), with translation MKVISVSVALASAAIFALGGTSFAAWGDGPGCGLGKVVFEKEPKSILLQHLGSTLNVPSQPFAISTGISGCTNNGMIVKEKQATMFASLNFENLSQEMARGHGEHLASLATIMGIPSERQSEFFSLAQAQYLSLIQDGDTSPKDMLTALQGAMVGQSRLAKSTTSR, from the coding sequence ATGAAGGTTATATCCGTGAGTGTTGCCCTTGCATCGGCCGCAATTTTTGCTCTGGGGGGAACCAGCTTCGCTGCATGGGGGGACGGGCCCGGCTGCGGGCTTGGGAAGGTGGTATTTGAGAAAGAACCCAAATCCATTCTACTGCAGCATCTCGGATCTACCTTAAATGTTCCCTCTCAACCGTTCGCGATCAGCACCGGGATATCCGGTTGCACGAATAACGGCATGATCGTGAAAGAGAAGCAGGCGACTATGTTTGCCAGCCTGAACTTTGAGAATCTTTCACAGGAGATGGCTCGGGGGCATGGGGAACATCTGGCCTCATTGGCGACCATAATGGGGATCCCGTCCGAACGGCAATCGGAGTTCTTTTCTTTGGCGCAAGCGCAATATCTCAGTCTGATCCAGGACGGGGACACATCACCGAAGGACATGTTGACTGCGTTACAGGGTGCGATGGTGGGACAATCCAGGCTGGCCAAATCGACCACGAGCCGCTAA
- a CDS encoding hypothetical protein (conserved protein of unknown function) has product MIPNDPSDVPLIQRVFHPSDFSEASEAAFAHALVAALTAKATLTILHVSSDGDGSWTDFPGVRDTLERWGLLPRNSERADVSKLGINVHKVQMVHNDPVRSITTYLEEHGADLMVLATDQGKGGVQWLKESAATTVSRNLHEMTLFIPKGIEGFVSLDDGSISLKNILIPVVSVPSAQPAIHAVARLVSGLQGDPGIFTLLHVGEEEAMPQVTCPEVAGWRWKRMTRSGEVIQIINQVVREIDADLIAMTTDGRNGFLDALRGSHSERVLRESGCPLLTIPIDGWMATVL; this is encoded by the coding sequence ATGATTCCAAACGATCCATCCGACGTTCCCCTTATCCAGCGTGTGTTTCATCCATCCGATTTCTCTGAAGCCAGCGAAGCAGCGTTTGCCCACGCGCTTGTCGCTGCGCTGACCGCCAAGGCCACGCTGACCATCCTTCACGTCTCGAGCGATGGTGATGGCTCGTGGACCGACTTTCCTGGAGTCCGTGACACCTTGGAGCGTTGGGGTCTGCTCCCAAGGAACAGCGAGCGAGCCGATGTGTCGAAGCTTGGGATCAATGTCCACAAGGTGCAGATGGTTCACAACGACCCGGTCCGATCCATCACGACCTATTTAGAAGAGCACGGCGCAGATCTCATGGTCTTGGCAACCGATCAGGGTAAGGGCGGAGTCCAGTGGCTTAAAGAATCAGCGGCGACCACCGTCTCTCGCAATTTGCATGAGATGACGCTCTTTATTCCAAAGGGCATCGAAGGGTTCGTGTCTCTCGATGACGGGTCAATCTCACTGAAGAACATCCTGATCCCCGTGGTGTCGGTGCCGTCGGCGCAGCCGGCCATTCACGCCGTCGCCAGACTCGTTTCAGGGCTCCAAGGCGATCCTGGCATCTTCACCCTTCTGCACGTCGGAGAAGAAGAGGCTATGCCGCAGGTGACTTGTCCGGAGGTGGCTGGGTGGCGCTGGAAGCGAATGACCAGGAGTGGTGAGGTGATCCAGATCATCAATCAGGTCGTGAGGGAAATCGATGCGGATCTGATCGCGATGACAACGGACGGTCGCAACGGGTTTCTGGATGCCTTGCGCGGGAGTCACAGCGAGCGGGTGTTGCGAGAGTCGGGATGTCCGCTTCTCACGATCCCGATCGACGGGTGGATGGCCACAGTATTGTAG
- a CDS encoding 3'-phosphoesterase / DNA ligase D / DNA repair polymerase has product MKSSESLQRYWKKRNFIRTTEPRGRGRRASSSGPSLHYVVQKHAARRLHYDFRLELDGTLKSWAVPKGPSLNPSDKRLAVHVEDHPMEYADFEGIIPHRQYGAGTVMVWDRGEWIPDGDPKAAYDKGHLTFTLAGQKLQGRWALVRMGGARNRDGTNWLLIKGRDRKARAGASGATTQALSKSVKSGMAMNQIAAARTAEWYSGQATPQATPDRTSRRTSPSSSAAVQKPRREVGGTPGKLPCPKWVQPQLATLVEDVPEGEEWVHEVKYDGYRLLCRIDQGAAKLFSRNGRNWTAKLNEHASAAAKLKVINAWLDGELVALGEDGTMSFQALQNAFGGTGNSQLVYFVFDLLFLDGLDLRAMPLHERKRRLTPLLTGSGCALRYSDHVPGQGRAVFETACRRGLEGLVAKLADGRYVAGRNKNWVKVKCHHRQEFVIGGFTDPAGSRRGLGALLLGVYENQQGRRRFVYVGRVGTGFSEARLSHLHRVLRKLERSRSPFINPPTGRDAHGVHSVTPKLVAEIQFAEWTQEGLLRHASFLGLRDDKPARTIVREVPSHHPTGMTNPNTVTAMPDGRQPSNSSRMGGAGTSRSKTSISTAVAGVKITHPHRALYADHGITKLDVAQYYESMAEWILPHLKGRPLTIVRCPEGQTRGCFYQKHVTDQIHEAIDRVEVEETQGRACYMVANTTAAIVALAQLGMLELHTWGATQNRLDRPDRMILDLDPAPDLAWEVVIEAAFLMRTLLDELSLKSFVKTTGGKGLHVVVPLRRNHSWEEVKEFSKALAEHMTQTIPARFTDNMSKRARKGKVYIDFLRNDQGATAVAAYSTRAKPGAPVSVPLAWDEVSPSLRSDQFTMRTVGERLSKLASDPWEDYFTEHQLLTSNMRRCIGIKSPPS; this is encoded by the coding sequence ATGAAATCGTCGGAGAGTTTGCAGCGGTACTGGAAGAAGCGGAACTTTATACGCACGACCGAACCACGGGGACGGGGAAGGCGCGCCTCGTCGTCAGGCCCCTCGTTACATTACGTCGTTCAGAAACATGCCGCGAGGCGGCTTCATTATGACTTTCGATTAGAACTTGACGGGACCTTGAAAAGTTGGGCAGTTCCCAAAGGGCCCAGCCTCAATCCTTCCGATAAACGATTGGCCGTGCATGTCGAGGATCATCCGATGGAATATGCCGATTTTGAGGGCATCATTCCCCACCGGCAGTATGGTGCCGGCACGGTTATGGTCTGGGATCGAGGTGAATGGATTCCTGACGGCGATCCGAAAGCAGCCTATGACAAGGGGCATCTCACATTTACCCTGGCTGGACAGAAGTTGCAGGGACGCTGGGCTCTGGTTCGAATGGGTGGTGCGCGGAATAGGGATGGGACAAACTGGTTGCTCATTAAGGGACGAGACAGAAAGGCTCGTGCCGGAGCCTCCGGTGCCACCACCCAAGCGTTGTCAAAAAGTGTCAAAAGCGGTATGGCCATGAACCAAATCGCGGCGGCTCGAACGGCAGAATGGTATTCCGGTCAAGCCACACCTCAGGCGACCCCCGATCGTACGTCACGTAGGACATCGCCATCTTCCTCTGCTGCCGTCCAAAAACCTCGGAGAGAAGTCGGCGGTACACCTGGAAAACTTCCCTGTCCCAAATGGGTACAGCCACAGCTCGCCACGTTGGTCGAGGACGTTCCCGAAGGGGAAGAGTGGGTGCACGAGGTGAAGTATGACGGATATCGGCTGCTCTGTCGAATCGACCAGGGTGCGGCCAAACTGTTCTCCAGAAATGGTCGTAACTGGACGGCGAAGCTGAATGAACATGCGAGCGCTGCGGCAAAGCTGAAGGTAATCAATGCCTGGCTTGACGGTGAACTCGTGGCGCTCGGCGAAGATGGCACGATGAGTTTTCAAGCGCTGCAAAACGCTTTTGGTGGTACGGGAAACAGCCAACTCGTCTATTTCGTCTTCGATCTGTTGTTCTTGGACGGACTCGATCTACGGGCAATGCCGCTGCATGAACGCAAGCGGCGATTGACACCCCTCCTAACCGGATCCGGCTGCGCACTTCGGTACAGCGATCATGTTCCCGGTCAAGGCCGCGCTGTCTTCGAGACGGCCTGCCGCCGGGGCCTGGAAGGCCTGGTCGCCAAGCTGGCCGACGGCAGGTACGTCGCCGGTCGGAATAAAAACTGGGTGAAAGTTAAGTGTCATCATCGTCAGGAGTTTGTGATCGGCGGTTTTACCGATCCGGCAGGCTCGCGGCGTGGACTTGGCGCGCTGTTGCTCGGTGTGTATGAGAACCAACAAGGCCGCCGTCGGTTCGTATATGTCGGCCGAGTAGGCACAGGCTTTTCTGAAGCGCGTCTCTCCCACCTGCATCGTGTGCTTCGAAAATTGGAACGATCTCGTTCTCCGTTTATCAATCCGCCGACAGGACGAGATGCTCACGGCGTACATTCGGTCACACCGAAGCTTGTCGCAGAGATCCAATTCGCCGAATGGACTCAGGAGGGTCTGCTGCGCCACGCCTCATTCCTCGGCTTGCGAGACGATAAACCGGCGCGCACGATCGTACGCGAAGTTCCGAGCCATCATCCCACGGGAATGACGAACCCGAATACGGTGACCGCCATGCCTGACGGCAGACAACCATCCAACTCCTCCCGAATGGGCGGTGCCGGCACATCGCGAAGCAAAACCTCCATCTCAACAGCCGTGGCCGGCGTTAAGATTACCCATCCCCATCGCGCTCTGTATGCCGATCATGGGATCACGAAGTTGGACGTGGCACAGTACTATGAAAGTATGGCGGAGTGGATTCTTCCGCATTTAAAAGGACGACCGTTGACAATTGTTCGTTGTCCCGAAGGGCAGACACGCGGATGCTTCTACCAGAAACACGTGACGGATCAAATCCACGAAGCCATTGATCGGGTGGAAGTGGAGGAGACCCAGGGGCGCGCCTGTTATATGGTGGCGAACACGACCGCAGCAATCGTCGCGCTCGCGCAGCTCGGGATGCTCGAACTTCATACCTGGGGAGCGACGCAGAATCGGCTAGATCGACCAGACCGCATGATTCTTGACTTGGATCCGGCTCCAGACTTGGCGTGGGAGGTCGTCATCGAGGCGGCGTTTCTGATGAGAACGTTACTGGATGAATTGAGCCTGAAGTCTTTTGTCAAGACGACAGGTGGGAAAGGGTTACATGTGGTGGTGCCTCTGCGACGGAACCATAGTTGGGAGGAGGTGAAAGAATTCTCAAAGGCGCTGGCCGAGCATATGACGCAGACGATTCCAGCACGTTTTACCGATAACATGTCCAAGCGCGCGAGGAAGGGAAAAGTGTATATTGATTTTCTCCGTAACGACCAGGGCGCGACCGCGGTTGCAGCCTATTCGACACGGGCGAAACCGGGAGCTCCTGTTTCCGTTCCCCTTGCGTGGGATGAAGTCTCTCCGTCGCTACGCTCAGATCAGTTTACGATGCGCACTGTCGGGGAGCGATTGTCGAAACTTGCCAGCGACCCTTGGGAAGACTATTTTACGGAGCACCAACTCCTCACCTCGAACATGAGACGATGCATTGGGATAAAAAGTCCTCCATCATGA
- a CDS encoding hypothetical protein (conserved protein of unknown function) produces the protein MKQMKHTSPLWLLMTVTIALSIVSCALSLEKPDLVTAAETQDPKTSRPPHDAVTEAQEPRSVSIERPEQRKTEHDRSGIFEAKQAKPSSPAFLEQPRDGKILGFDFYRDPLGSEKPMQEPEEMMKKDIAAKPKVMETQRKLLERRYHLNLKSDPQAKMSRGKPLPVGPTARLSEGMTWERLAGLSPEEIKKQGLFPYPSLPHPLQSPGGQVFPHMQIAMFPRLERVDVDFDLPEAFLPEFPPAIFLNNRPELGDVSRGEVISINNYYRLFKDILTPVQLDGLRMLLTPFPQEEFNPTDDRKSRHPSLGVTCLDCHVNGHTTGQFHLNPDTRPEERRMRLDTTSLRGLFNQQIHGSKRSLRSVEDFTEFEQRTAYFNGDQIHAAKKGMNIVDRIPVSHMAQMQNMFDFPPAPKLDPMTGRLEAKKATKTELHGEAVFFGKGKCAGCHAPPFYLDHQMHDLHLERFLKDEPGDGPIKTFTLRGIKDSPPYLHDGRLLTLEDTVEFFNLVGGLELIQEEKAALVAFLRAL, from the coding sequence ATGAAACAGATGAAACACACCAGTCCGCTCTGGCTGTTGATGACAGTGACCATAGCCCTCTCGATCGTGTCGTGCGCGCTTTCTCTCGAGAAGCCTGACCTTGTCACAGCAGCCGAGACTCAGGACCCCAAGACTTCACGGCCACCTCACGATGCGGTGACCGAGGCGCAAGAGCCACGCAGCGTTTCGATCGAACGCCCGGAACAGCGCAAAACGGAGCATGACCGTTCCGGCATCTTCGAGGCAAAGCAGGCAAAACCTTCTTCGCCCGCTTTCCTGGAGCAGCCTAGGGACGGCAAGATCTTGGGTTTTGACTTTTACCGCGATCCCTTGGGATCAGAGAAGCCCATGCAAGAGCCGGAAGAGATGATGAAGAAGGATATCGCCGCTAAACCGAAGGTCATGGAGACGCAACGCAAGTTGCTGGAGCGCCGGTATCACCTCAATCTTAAATCTGATCCCCAAGCCAAGATGTCGCGTGGAAAACCGTTGCCGGTGGGCCCGACAGCAAGGTTGTCCGAAGGTATGACATGGGAGCGACTCGCCGGGCTCAGCCCGGAAGAGATTAAGAAACAGGGATTGTTTCCATATCCTTCGCTGCCGCATCCACTGCAATCTCCCGGGGGGCAAGTGTTCCCCCACATGCAGATCGCCATGTTTCCTCGATTGGAGCGAGTTGATGTCGATTTCGACCTGCCCGAAGCGTTTTTACCCGAATTTCCTCCGGCTATCTTTCTGAACAACCGTCCTGAGTTGGGAGATGTATCGCGTGGAGAAGTCATCTCAATCAACAATTACTATCGTCTGTTCAAGGATATTCTCACCCCCGTGCAGCTGGACGGGCTCAGGATGCTGTTGACTCCGTTTCCCCAGGAGGAGTTCAACCCGACCGATGATCGCAAGAGCCGTCATCCAAGTTTAGGCGTCACTTGTCTCGATTGCCATGTGAACGGACATACGACGGGACAATTTCATCTGAATCCGGATACGAGGCCGGAGGAACGGCGCATGCGTCTTGATACGACAAGCCTGCGCGGATTGTTCAATCAGCAAATCCATGGGTCCAAACGCAGCTTACGTTCGGTCGAGGACTTCACGGAGTTTGAACAGCGGACGGCTTACTTCAACGGTGATCAGATCCATGCCGCTAAAAAAGGAATGAACATTGTGGATCGCATTCCGGTGAGCCATATGGCGCAGATGCAGAATATGTTTGATTTCCCACCGGCACCGAAGCTCGATCCCATGACTGGTCGGCTGGAGGCAAAGAAAGCCACGAAGACCGAGCTTCACGGAGAGGCCGTCTTCTTCGGTAAGGGCAAGTGCGCGGGGTGTCATGCTCCTCCGTTCTACCTCGACCACCAGATGCATGACTTGCACCTTGAGCGCTTCCTTAAGGATGAACCTGGCGACGGCCCGATCAAAACGTTTACGCTGCGCGGGATCAAAGATTCTCCCCCGTATCTACATGACGGACGACTTTTGACGCTGGAGGACACGGTAGAGTTTTTCAACTTGGTTGGTGGATTAGAGCTGATACAAGAAGAGAAGGCCGCGCTGGTCGCCTTCTTGCGCGCGCTGTAG
- a CDS encoding hypothetical protein (conserved exported protein of unknown function), producing MTHSNQMRWLIVVVCLVFLPACTGRSADQPKADLTGEYRIVGGERNGAPIEQNELNNAAIIISDTTIIAYDKERKEMFAATYTLETQHTPWQITMISTKAPEVGQVAKGLIRAEQDKIKLVYALPNGRTPTDFQAGEQQQMFVLAKIDAALPDDATAPAGT from the coding sequence ATGACCCACTCAAATCAGATGCGTTGGTTGATCGTCGTGGTGTGTTTGGTCTTCCTGCCGGCTTGTACCGGTCGCTCCGCGGACCAACCGAAAGCCGATCTGACCGGAGAATATCGGATCGTCGGCGGGGAGCGCAACGGCGCGCCGATCGAGCAGAACGAGTTGAACAATGCGGCCATCATCATCAGTGACACGACGATCATAGCCTATGACAAGGAACGAAAAGAAATGTTTGCGGCAACCTATACGCTCGAAACACAACACACTCCTTGGCAGATCACGATGATCAGCACGAAGGCTCCGGAGGTGGGTCAGGTCGCGAAAGGCTTGATCCGAGCTGAACAAGACAAGATCAAACTGGTGTATGCCTTGCCGAACGGCCGGACACCCACGGATTTCCAAGCCGGCGAACAACAGCAGATGTTCGTGCTCGCCAAGATAGATGCCGCTTTGCCGGATGATGCTACTGCCCCAGCCGGCACCTAA
- a CDS encoding hypothetical protein (conserved protein of unknown function), with protein sequence MNANVTGRKEYRTHTQDLGWSEERAECDEYRTNIGDGQRVLSGLVGMGCLVAAWSRRRWSGAALTMVGLGFLHRAISGYCPAFGAMGIDMSGHNQERPGDTNRLGRRKVHTDRASRIRQSIQINRPPHEMYRYWRSLENLPRIMNHLDSVQVINDRLSHWTVNTLPGSPKLEWDAEIINDVENQRIGWRSLKGADVDNAGSVEFKPIAEGNRTALTVTLQYDPPGGKVGTAIVKWFGEDPEIQLAEDLQRFKEQMEMGVSSSSGRKV encoded by the coding sequence ATGAATGCGAATGTGACGGGCCGAAAAGAGTATCGTACCCATACACAGGATTTAGGATGGAGCGAGGAACGAGCGGAGTGTGATGAGTATCGAACAAACATCGGTGATGGTCAGCGGGTCCTATCGGGCCTGGTAGGGATGGGCTGTCTTGTCGCCGCATGGTCTCGTCGCCGCTGGTCCGGTGCCGCGCTCACGATGGTAGGACTCGGGTTCCTTCATCGAGCTATAAGCGGCTATTGTCCCGCATTCGGAGCCATGGGAATCGATATGAGTGGTCACAATCAGGAACGTCCCGGCGACACGAACAGGTTGGGCCGTCGAAAAGTGCATACGGACCGGGCCTCAAGAATTCGACAATCGATCCAGATCAATCGTCCACCGCATGAAATGTATCGCTATTGGCGGTCCTTGGAAAATCTGCCACGCATTATGAACCATCTTGATTCCGTACAGGTGATCAATGATCGATTATCTCACTGGACGGTGAATACCTTGCCGGGCAGTCCCAAACTGGAATGGGATGCCGAAATTATCAACGACGTGGAGAATCAACGTATCGGATGGAGGTCGCTGAAGGGCGCGGACGTGGATAACGCCGGTTCAGTGGAGTTCAAACCGATCGCTGAGGGAAACCGAACAGCGCTGACCGTGACGCTGCAATATGATCCGCCCGGCGGCAAAGTGGGCACAGCCATCGTCAAATGGTTCGGAGAAGACCCGGAGATCCAATTGGCCGAAGATCTGCAGCGATTCAAAGAACAGATGGAGATGGGCGTCAGTTCATCTAGCGGTAGGAAAGTGTAA
- a CDS encoding hypothetical protein (conserved exported protein of unknown function), with protein MRCKAVVLASGLLMSLYTGFCWADQQIGEGPNAYGHGDDAKMPNGVIGAVIQVGAERIGEPAALYVIKVRQDGPARQAGLRHGDEIVAVNGTPVRGKSYEQIVSMIRGEAGTPVKLEIRGTRELSIMRVAGEKFRLEHQSGMRDEQNEQVGP; from the coding sequence ATGAGATGCAAAGCCGTCGTTCTAGCGTCAGGTTTGCTGATGAGTTTATATACGGGATTCTGTTGGGCTGATCAGCAGATCGGCGAGGGACCGAATGCATATGGACATGGAGATGATGCCAAGATGCCGAACGGAGTGATCGGAGCGGTCATTCAGGTCGGGGCTGAGCGCATCGGGGAGCCCGCCGCATTATACGTCATCAAGGTCCGTCAAGATGGGCCGGCTCGACAAGCAGGACTGAGACATGGGGATGAGATCGTGGCCGTGAATGGTACGCCCGTAAGAGGGAAAAGTTATGAACAGATCGTATCAATGATACGAGGAGAAGCCGGAACACCGGTGAAGCTGGAAATTAGAGGAACTCGCGAGCTGTCCATTATGCGCGTGGCCGGCGAAAAGTTCAGGCTGGAACATCAATCTGGGATGCGCGATGAGCAGAATGAACAGGTTGGACCATAA
- a CDS encoding Glutathione-independent formaldehyde dehydrogenase, protein MKALVYKGPRDIQVKDVLDAKIERPTDVLVKITSTNICGSDLHMYEGRTDVKPGTVLGHENLGMVVDIGTAVDRVKVGDMVCLPFNIGCGFCRNCERGQSGFCLTAHPGHAGAAYGYSGMGPYPGGQAELLRVPYGDFNCLVLPEDAEDKEDDYVMLADIFPTGYHATELAGVKPGDSVVVYGAGPVGLMAAYSSMIRGASQVMVVDRLPDRLALAEQIGAIPIDDSQQSPVEQVKELTQGKGADRGCECVGYQAHDPQGDEHPSMTMDNLIQSVAPTGALGVVGLFVPQDPGASDKLSREGRVAFNYGAFWERGQQIGTGQANVKAYNRRLCELIHVGRAKPSFLVSHRLSLKEGPDAYAHFDRRDRGWTKVILKPAYNGSI, encoded by the coding sequence ATGAAAGCGCTGGTCTACAAGGGGCCCCGTGATATTCAGGTGAAGGATGTGCTGGACGCAAAGATCGAACGGCCGACCGATGTCTTGGTCAAAATTACGAGCACCAATATCTGCGGATCGGATCTTCATATGTACGAGGGACGAACCGATGTGAAGCCCGGGACGGTGCTCGGTCACGAAAATCTTGGCATGGTCGTGGATATCGGCACGGCCGTCGATCGAGTCAAGGTCGGCGACATGGTGTGCCTGCCTTTCAACATCGGATGCGGGTTCTGCCGCAATTGCGAGAGGGGGCAGTCCGGCTTCTGTCTCACGGCGCATCCAGGACATGCGGGAGCCGCCTATGGTTACTCGGGCATGGGACCCTATCCAGGCGGGCAAGCGGAACTGTTGCGGGTTCCGTACGGAGACTTCAACTGCTTGGTTTTGCCTGAGGATGCCGAAGACAAAGAAGACGACTATGTGATGCTGGCCGACATTTTCCCAACAGGCTACCACGCCACGGAATTGGCCGGTGTAAAGCCGGGAGATTCGGTCGTCGTCTACGGAGCAGGCCCGGTCGGCCTCATGGCAGCCTACTCGTCAATGATTCGAGGGGCAAGCCAGGTGATGGTCGTTGACCGTTTGCCCGATCGTCTCGCGTTGGCGGAACAGATCGGTGCGATTCCGATCGATGACAGCCAACAGTCGCCGGTGGAACAGGTGAAGGAACTCACGCAGGGGAAGGGCGCCGACAGGGGCTGCGAATGTGTCGGCTACCAAGCTCATGACCCGCAAGGGGACGAGCATCCCAGCATGACCATGGATAATTTGATTCAGTCGGTCGCGCCGACCGGCGCGCTCGGAGTCGTGGGTCTCTTCGTGCCGCAAGACCCTGGCGCGTCGGATAAGCTCAGTCGAGAAGGACGTGTCGCGTTCAACTACGGCGCATTCTGGGAAAGAGGTCAGCAGATCGGTACGGGACAAGCCAACGTGAAAGCCTATAACCGACGATTATGTGAGCTCATTCATGTAGGACGGGCCAAGCCGTCATTTCTTGTGTCGCATCGCCTTTCGCTGAAGGAAGGTCCTGACGCCTATGCACATTTCGACCGGCGCGACCGCGGCTGGACCAAAGTTATTCTCAAGCCTGCGTATAACGGGTCCATATAA